A stretch of Chiloscyllium plagiosum isolate BGI_BamShark_2017 chromosome 6, ASM401019v2, whole genome shotgun sequence DNA encodes these proteins:
- the LOC122551146 gene encoding sarcolipin, whose product MDKSTQELFLNFMVVLMTVLLMWLLVKSYQE is encoded by the coding sequence ATGGATAAATCCACACAAGAGCTCTTCTTGAACTTTATGGTTGTTTTGATGACTGTGCTACTTATGTGGCTTCTCGTTAAATCCTATCAGGAGTGA